TGCGGTCGAGAATAACGGTCAGCATCTCCCTGTTCCCCTGCGCATACTGTTCTTTTGCCTCCATCATCTCCGCAACCGCCTTTCTTCCCTGCCGGTGCTCCGCAATCAGTTCCTCCATGATGCGTTTATGCTCGTCGGATAAGGGTTTTTTGTTCAGATCCCTGAAGAGGATATCCTCTTCCTTCCCATGATGGCATTTATCTGCATATACGCGGATGAAATCAGCCGCGTTATCGATAAACTCCTGGTTGATGTTGTTTTCCCTCTCGCACCAGTCAATCTCGTTCTGAATCGCGGCAATCATCTTTTCGATCAGCCTGTGTTCAATCATTAAAGGACCAACGGGCAGCATGGGACAACCTCCTTAAATTATTTTTTCAGAAAACAGAGCCGGCCGGAAAAACAAGGCATGGGGCGAGATAGACAATCCCCGGGATTTGATAAGAAAGGCAGCCAGATAGGGGGAGGAACGATAAGGTTTCTGGCTGCCATTGGGAGGCTTGATCTGCATCTTTGCCCTTTTTCAGATTATTTTGATATCCTTGCTGTTTTCCCACAGTCCATGGATGTTGCAAAAACTGAGGACATGCATTGTGCCGGGTTTCTTAATGAT
Above is a window of Syntrophorhabdaceae bacterium DNA encoding:
- a CDS encoding hemerythrin domain-containing protein, whose product is MLPVGPLMIEHRLIEKMIAAIQNEIDWCERENNINQEFIDNAADFIRVYADKCHHGKEEDILFRDLNKKPLSDEHKRIMEELIAEHRQGRKAVAEMMEAKEQYAQGNREMLTVILDRMRFIADFYPKHIEKEDQHFFLPCMNYFTTEEKDLMLKEEWEFDKHLIHQIYRERVEKAEKLISCS